The Culex quinquefasciatus strain JHB chromosome 2, VPISU_Cqui_1.0_pri_paternal, whole genome shotgun sequence genome contains the following window.
CAACGGGGTATGGTCGGTCAACATGGACCTTCTTCTCCACAACAACTGGAACCTTCTTGACGACCTCCACTGGGTATGGTCGGTCAACATGCTTGATCACTTCCACTGGGTATGGGACGGGACGGTCAACATGGACAGGAACCTTCTTGATCACTTCCACTGGATATGGGACCTTCTTGACGACCTCCACTGGGTATGGACGGTCAACGTGCTTGATCACTTCTACTGGGTAAGGACGGTCAACGTGCTTGATCACCTCAACCGGATACGGTCGGTCCACGTGCTTCGTGACGATCTCCTTGGTGTGGTGATGCACCTTGGTGTGATGATGCGCGTAGTCATCAAACCCGTAATGGTTATCCGCGAGCTCCCACAGGCCTCGCTTGTCCTTCTTGGACGGTTCTTGCTCGACTGCCGCACAGGATGCGATGGCCAGGGCCATCGACAACACCACAAACGCCTGCGAAGAAACGTAACAAAAGCTGATTAACTGTATCAATTAGACGACTGTTGGATAGTTACCTTCATGTTCGCAAGCTCCACTGAGTTTCGGACCTGAACTGAGTTGGTGAGATGATCGCACTCGAATGATGTCTTACCGCTTGGTTTTTGGGTGGTTTTATACGATTTTAAGGAGCGTTAATTTACACCGATTGTGCTTTGGGCGGTGGCGGATAACGCCAAAGTCGCGGGCGATCGACCGCGGTTTTCTAATTGGGGCAAGGTCAATTTGGAGAAAATTGCTGTTATAGGAGGAAAGAAATCGTTCAACGGTGGTAACAGAGAGGTGATCGACGGAGTGATTGGTTTTTGTAATTGATTTTATTAACAGCTATTAAAATCGttaaaaagtttacaaaattttacaaatatcgGCAATTGGTGAACGTGAAGGCAATATTTGGGTGTTGAAGTTTTAGCTGTTTTGACCAATCCAGGATGTCCTCTTTCTGGGTAGAATCGCGATCCTTGAAGAGAAGGCAGTGTTCAAATTGAATAGTTCTCAGATTCTTAAGTGTTGAGAGAAGCCTTGATATTTCAAAATCGGTCTGCAAAATAAACGTAACATTAGTTCTTGACTTGagatcaataaaacaataacttaccactttaatttcaacaaatttcagcacattcaatttgatcaaaGTACATATCTGATCCATCAGATCTTTAAGGTAGGCGTGTTCAACCTGTAACACTTCAAGTTTTTCACTAATTGTCTTGAAGTATGTCTTGGGAAGTACCTTGTTGTCTCTCAAAGTGAGACTCTTGATCTGAATCCAATTCAAATTTGGCACAACTTCTACTGGCAACGCTGCCCCGTAACACGTGGTCAATTTTTGCAGCAATGGCAACGATATCGGAGCTGTTTCTTCAACCTTGCAGGACAGGTTAAGCATTCTTAGGTTCTTCATCTTGCTTATTTGTCTCACGGATGTGCTGGATATCGCACAACCCTTGATGGTCAAGGTGTCCAACTCCGTGGTTTGACCAAAAATCGTTGGCAACACTAGCTTAAACTTCTCCTCCCAATCCGTCACCTTCAAGTGCCTCAACCCGCTAAACATCTTCAAATTGGCTTCCGTAAGATCGCGATCCGTCCACACCTCCGAATCCATCCACATGCTGGTTTTCAGCGCAACACTCCGCAACTTCCCAAACACCTTCTTCCCAAATATAAACTCAAAATCCTTCATCGATCGTACCACCGTGCAAACCTCCTCCAGCTGATCACAAAACCCCTGCACCAGCTCCGCAACCGATTCCGTCACGTCTGCCACCTCGATCTTCCTCAAATTTGGCGCGATCAATCGCATCTCCCCGGCGTCCGGAATCTCCATCCGAGGTGCCTCGATCGTCAACGTCCTCAACGCCGGCCACCGGCTATCCCGGAGGAAATCCTCCCAATCGATCCACTCCAAACCAAACTGCAGATCTTCAACGTGATCGCGCAATTCCTGGTCCACAAATTCTGTCAAGAGATGCGGGAAATCCCCAAACGGACCACAGTCGCTGATCGCGATCAGCCGGAACTGCTTCATCCAGTGGAGATCTTGCAGGGGGAGATCGTCGGTCAGAGTGGATGGATTCAGAAGAAGACGGCGTCGGTAACGATCGTGGCCCAGGATCTGGAACCAGTGGATGCACGTTGTCATCGCAGTAAACTGCTGCGTGGGGGTCAGATGGCTGAAGATCTGGTCGAAAAGCTCGATCGGGAGCAGGTCGTTGATGAGGTTCTTGGCGGGAGGTGACATGATCGTGCTTTAAGGCTACTGCGATGGACTGATTTGTTTGGGGGTTTCGTTATTTACTTTTTGGTTTGATAGGTAAATGAATTGACATTTGAGAATGTTCTACCTATTTATTACTCAAAAATAAATTCTTCAGATTCATTTTGAAACCTTTTATTGAACTCCCTCAACTTATCAcatttgatttttgtgatttgcaCATCGATAAATCATTTCCCATAATTGGAAAACTTCATCGCTGCCACCATCGTCAGTCCTAACCTCAAACTTATCATTAAAGAACAAATATTTCGGAACACTCCACTCTGCTAGATGGATGACTAAATGCTGAATATAGTGATCTGAGAAACTTAACAAGTGTTTACTATTAAGAATTTGATTCATTCGTACAGAGATAACGATGAAGCTCAGTTCATCCGCAATCGAAGCAGTCATCTTCAACCTTCCAGAAACATCACCGCATCAATCCATGAAAAATTCTTCATCGCCTTTGGCAATATGTCTTTCCATGTAGAAACCCTAACCTAAAAGGGGACGAAATCGGCTCTGCGCAGCAATTACTTCCAACAACAACCCTCCTTTCAAGATTATGGAAATTCCATCAGCAGACCCACTGTGTGTGCAGTGCGATACTGGAATTATTCTTCATTTCCCAAACCGGGTCCGGTGTGGGAATTGCACCCGCCGTCGACTGCTGGGATTTGACTCTCGCAGTAGGCGTCGAACAAGTGCATCGCGACGAGGGGTGATTGACGCTCACCCCTCAGAGTGAGCAAATTTTTGCCGCCACCCAAACGGAATGAAAAGTCATCTCAATTATTGTCGCCGGATAGAGCCTTAGGCGTAGGACCGGGGCTACGCCCGAGGGGACTCGAAAAAAGGCAAATTCGACAGAAATTCGATCCGGTTACGAgggttagggtggttcattgGGAAgattgaagaatgtttcaaaattgtcagtCAATGTCTCAAAATATTCACTccaacaattttgtttttttgcgaatttaCATTGACAAAAAAAGTTCTGATATATGGCAACACTGTTGATGAATATCACAACAacttaattttaattcaaatgtcatcgaaaaaaaatcgaaccagaTTCCGTTTTATTCTGAATATTGGCAACACTGTTCTTCAGTTCAGAAGTTACAATTTTggatgaaaattacattttaactatatttttaaaagaaaaaaataaacagtttttaattccaaatttgagaaaGTCAAAAAAAAAGGCACAACCTAAGTGATCCACCCTACCCAGCACAGTTGgtacaataattataaaaattgaaccTCACTTACTTCGAGTTGGGGTGAAAAAGTGAGGGTGTCACTGCCCTAAAATGAGCATCGGCGTTTTCCCCTTCTAAAGGCGTGGGTGCCGGCCAGGAACCACTTTACACACCGTGGCTGATTAGAATCCGTTCCCGCTCCTCGGAAAAGTTGTAACTATTTGAGAATTCGTGCACAGTGCAATATATATCTATACGAGGGATAAACCATTTGCGTGTTTAATCGCAGAGGGGTTAAAGGATATTATTAATGacatgatttatttgtttaatttattttttaataaaagtgctCGGTGACGCGTGAAAATGTAGCATTTTTTGGGATAGGGGGAATCGTGTTTTGGGTGttctaattttcaatgttaatattttGCTGAGTCGTGGAAACGgatgaatttaaattaaattagttCTGGTTTATGTTTTCTGGTCTAAAACAAATAAAGGGTGCAATGTTGAAACAATTCAGATCATCAAATGCATCAAATAATCttgaaacttcataaaatttattatattttgctaaacaatttctcaaaatagtgaatactaaaaattatgaaaaaaatgctgataactTTTTAGTACAGAATTTATATTGCAGCGATTCACACAAATCTTGGGATTTTGTTAAAcctaaattacataaattatctTGCAATGTACTAAAACGTTATCTTGCAAGTACTAAACATACAAATAGTTATTAGATAACTTTTTATTACAGAAATCTTGCCGAAATGTTTTGGAAAATATGTTGCCTAAATCGTCCTGAAGTAATTATGCAGGATGTTTCGTACAAAAATACAGAGGTTATACTGAAGCAATGTTTTTAGTACAACGCTTGATTAATTTAAGCACCTTATTGTAGGGTTTTTAAAACAAGAATATGAAACAAagcattatttcaaaaaatcatgagatGTATAAAATGTAACTTATTCGTTtaatgatacaaaaaaaaacccaataaaataatttaaaaaatctaattccTAGCAAAATTCAGCAAAGGCACTGATCTTAATTGctgattcaaaaatcttttaaacaTATTAAACAACACAAAAGACCTGACTTTTCAATCCACCACTTGTTACCCAGTGAAACCAACACCAAGAGGAGGACACGTGCCGTACCTGCCACCCATAAATCAAATCGATACACTTGCATTGAGCTGCACTACCCTAGCTTTAACAATCTTGGCCGAATTGAAACTCTCCCAAATCCGTGTACGCGGGGGAAAAACGGCGATATATTGGCGGCACGTGGCCGGCACATGAAATCCATCGTTCCGACATTATTTCCGTCGTTTTGTGTGAGGAAATTGCTGGAAAGTGGCGCCTTTTTTGGGCGCGAGTGATGACGATCTGACACGTGCTCGACTTTTGTTCGGAGAAAGCAGATGGCCCAAAAACGGAAAATTATGCTAACTTGTGTGACATCCGATCGGCGGGGAAATTTGGGAAATGACAAAAAGATGTTATTTTGAGAGAAAATCTGTTCATTAAATTGAGTAGGCCAtgcacaattttgacagttcgcttgcGAATCTACCAAGAAGTTCGCGTTACCTCAGTGTTGATGTACcttgattttgacagtttttgacgtttcgaaaaACGCAAATCAAAATTGAACCTTTTGTATACTACCTTGGTTCTACATTAATTTATCAATAGAGTTTATCCGCTGTAGAATAGAGTggtgaaaatttaattatctCGATCAAATCCTATTTCAAAACAGCTTTTGTCACTACAATCTCTAATTAGCGCGGAAACAACAGTTTTCAATTATCACTCAGTTTCAGgaaatgaaataataatttcatgaaaCTAAATCACTTAATTGAATCCTGGCCGGGCTTGCAGTCAGGTGTTATAATTCACATTTTTTGCCACCGaacaacttttttgttgtttttccgcCATCGTACCTGTTCCGGAAAACACGTGTGTGGAAGCACCGCCCACGCAGATAATTAGTTTTGCAATTTAATCTGCAATTGTTTGCTCGAGAGGGACGTGGCGGCGCGGTTCAGGACACGCATCTAGTAGGCACTGATGAAAGCAAAACACTCCACCTGGCGCAGTTGGGAGAGGACGCAAAAGGTCAGTTCCATGCTACTGGGCGCGTACAAGTTTTAATTAGCAATCATTCACTGGAAGTCAGCTTGGTTGCACGTGGTTGCTTTGATTGAATAGAGTTGAAAGTGCACGTGTCTGGAATGTTTGCTGCATAGACAGCTGTCATTTTTAAGCCCACCTTTCCTCTAGCATCTTGGTTTCACTCAATgtaaacaatgccaaaggtaaGCAAACGTCAAACGTTCAGATCACTCACCTGTATCAACTCCTGAATGTTATCGCACTGCTCGAGCACCACAACCGTATCACTGCTGgcaacctgctgctgctgttgcaacTGTTCCGCGGCCAGAATCTGGTTCTGGATGGTGGGACCATCGGGCGGCGTGGCC
Protein-coding sequences here:
- the LOC119767655 gene encoding mantle protein-like isoform X2, yielding MKAFVVLSMALAIASCAAVEQEPSKKDKRGLWELADNHYGFDDYAHHHTKVHHHTKEIVTKHVDRPYPVEVIKHVDRPYPVEVIKHVDRPYPVEVVKKVPYPVEVIKKVPVHVDRPVPYPVEVIKHVDRPYPVEVVKKVPVVVEKKVHVDRPVPYPVEVVKKVPVHVDRPYPVEVVKKVPYPVVQKEFVEVPKPYAVHVEKPVPVLVEKNHHHHVEKHWDQY
- the LOC119767655 gene encoding mantle protein-like isoform X1 gives rise to the protein MKAFVVLSMALAIASCAAVEQEPSKKDKRGLWELADNHYGFDDYAHHHTKVHHHTKEIVTKHVDRPYPVEVIKHVDRPYPVEVIKHVDRPYPVEVVKKVPYPVEVIKKVPVHVDRPVPYPVEVIKHVDRPYPVEVVKKVPVVVEKKVHVDRPYPVDRPVPYPVEVVKKVPVHVDRPVPYPVDRPYPVEVVKKVHVDRPVPYPVEVVKKVPVHVDRPYPVEVVKKVPYPVVQKEFVEVPKPYAVHVEKPVPVLVEKNHHHHVEKHWDQY